TCTTATCCCGTATTTTCTGCTGCTTTTTAGTATATTTTTCCTTCAGCTTGTTGTATTTTTTTTCTGGCATATCCTTCTTTTTTTTCTCAAGTTCTTCCAAACTTCTATGCAATGATGCTCTTGCCTGATTCAAATCTTCGATTTTGTCAATGATTTTTCTCCGTTCCTTTTCGTTCATGTGGGTAGAAATCATAAAATAGGATAAAAACTTTTGGAATATGCAGGTTCGGAAAATAGAAGGCGTGGGATTTGATTCAAATATTTATATTTTGAGGGATGGCGAGGCGGCGGTCATAGACACGGGAACGGGATTCAACTCTGCATATGTCATTGGCAGCATAATGGAAAAGGTTGGCATGAAGAACATAAATGCGATAATTCTGACGCACGAGCATTTCGACCACTGCGGCGGCGTTCCGGACATAAAAAAGCACTGTGATGCAGAAGTCATGATTCACGGGAAAGGGGCAGAAACCATAGAAA
This window of the Candidatus Bipolaricaulota bacterium genome carries:
- a CDS encoding MBL fold metallo-hydrolase, producing the protein MQVRKIEGVGFDSNIYILRDGEAAVIDTGTGFNSAYVIGSIMEKVGMKNINAIILTHEHFDHCGGVPDIKKHCDAEVMIHGKGAETIE